The Streptomyces vinaceus genome contains the following window.
AGGCTGCTGCGCGGGCGCCTGAGCGCCCTCGGCGGCGCCGTCCCGGCCGTCGGGTGCGCCCGGCCTCTCGCCGTCGGACGGGGAGGGTCCGGGCACGGCCCGGCCCGGAGAGTCGTTCATCGTCGCTCCTTCACGTGCACTGCGGGGCTGGCTGGGGCGGGGGCGCGGTCGGCTGCCATCGTGCCACGTGGGAACGTTGAGCGGACCGGCCGTCCCCCCGGATCTCCGGCAGCCCGCGCCTTCAATTGTCGCCCGGATCCGGGGCAGACTGGTCGCCCTGATCTCCACGCAGGTCCGAGGGGCGATTTCCAGCCCTTTTGGCTGTGGGACAGCTCACCGCCAGGTAACGATTAGCTAATGGGATGATGTCAAGCATGAAGGGACGAGTCCTTGTCGTCGACGACGACACCGCGCTGGCCGAGATGCTCGGCATTGTGCTGCGTGGAGAAGGTTTTGAGCCGTCGTTCGTAGCGGACGGCGACAAGGCACTGGCTGCCTTCCGCGAGGCGAAGCCGGATCTCGTGCTGCTCGACCTCATGCTGCCCGGACGGGACGGCATAGAGGTCTGCAGGCTGATCCGGGCCGAATCCGGCGTGCCGATCGTCATGCTCACCGCGAAGAGCGACACGGTGGACGTGGTCGTGGGCCTGGAGTCCGGGGCCGACGACTACATCGTCAAGCCGTTCAAGCCCAAGGAGCTGGTGGCCCGCATCCGGGCCCGCCTGCGCCGGTCGGAGGAGCCCGCGCCCGAGCAGCTGGCCATCGGTGACCTGGTCATCGACGTGGCCGGGCACTCGGTCAAGCGCGACGGCGCCTCGATCGCCCTGACCCCGCTCGAATTCGACCTGCTGGTCGCCCTCGCGCGCAAGCCCTGGCAGGTGTTCACCCGCGAGGTGCTGCTGGAGCAGGTCTGGGGCTACCGGCACGCGGCGGACACCCGTCTGGTCAACGTGCATGTGCAGCGGCTGCGC
Protein-coding sequences here:
- the mtrA gene encoding two-component system response regulator MtrA yields the protein MMSSMKGRVLVVDDDTALAEMLGIVLRGEGFEPSFVADGDKALAAFREAKPDLVLLDLMLPGRDGIEVCRLIRAESGVPIVMLTAKSDTVDVVVGLESGADDYIVKPFKPKELVARIRARLRRSEEPAPEQLAIGDLVIDVAGHSVKRDGASIALTPLEFDLLVALARKPWQVFTREVLLEQVWGYRHAADTRLVNVHVQRLRSKVEKDPERPEIVVTVRGVGYKAGPS